AGCTCCTCAAAGGAAGCCCAGCGATGCACCTTGGAGGAGGAAAGAAGGGCGAAGTAGTCCTCCCTTTCCGCTATGCGGCGGGAATCCCGTACCACCTCCGGGGGATATATGTGAACGTGAAAGTCCAGGATCAAGCGGAAAACCCCCGTTCGTACTTAGATTCACTTGCCTTTTGGAGATTGTAACATAAAACCGAATACAAGAAAGGGCGGGACCCCGAAGGACCCCGCCCTAAAAGGCAAGAGAAACGAACCGGAAGGCTGCGGAGGGCTTACTTCAGCTCCACCTTCGCGCCGGCCTCCTCGAGCTTCTTCTTCATCTCCTCGGCCTCCTCCTTGGCGACCCCTTCCTTCACGGTCTTGGGGGCGCCGTCCACCAGGTCCTTGGCCTCCTTAAGGCCCAGGCCGGTGAGCTCCCGGACCACCTTGATGACGTTGATCTTGTTGGAGCCGGCGTCGGCGAGGACCACGTCGAACTCGGTCTTCTCCTCCTCAGCGGCGGCAGCG
This genomic stretch from Thermanaerothrix sp. harbors:
- the rplL gene encoding 50S ribosomal protein L7/L12 is translated as MTREDIIKAIEEMSVLELSQLVKDLEEKFGVSAAAPAMAMPMMAMPGAGAAAAAEEEKTEFDVVLADAGSNKINVIKVVRELTGLGLKEAKDLVDGAPKTVKEGVAKEEAEEMKKKLEEAGAKVELK